The segment ATTTTGGCTACAAGTGCCACGACGGTCAAACTAAATGATGGGGAGCAAGTACTAAACATTAAATCAAAAAAGCAGGCCAAAGATCAAAACTATGTATCCTCTGATATACCCTTTAGATATGCAGAATACTGACGGTGGTTGTATCTAGGGCCCCTTCAACATGAAAGTGGAAGTTCAGAATTTTCGTACCTTGGTTGTTGGTTGATCTTCTCGAGATTTTTAAATGATGGCAAAGGAGGTCGCCGATTACCTTGAGATCTGGTAGAGGACTCTACGATTGTATTAGAAATTTGGGGTTTATCACTGAGTATGCCTGGATGACCGTTCTCCCTGAATTGTTTTGTTCTGTACCAATCTGCAATGCTAGTGTTCTGTGACCTACCTGGAACCCACAGAGGATCATTTCTCTTGAATCGGGATAGCAGTATAGGGTCCACTGAATATAATTTATTGTAATCTTCCTCTGCACTGCGAACTGTTTGATACATTCCTGCATTTGAGTTCGCTAAATAGAAGGAGTTGTAATCCCTGAGAATATCGTTTATGATGGTAACAGGGAGGTTGATTTCGGTTCCCAAATCGTTAATGAACCTATTCAGTTTAGCAAAGTTCTGGtttgatttttcaaacttgTAGTATGTGAGCCAGAACGCGGTTGAAGATCGAAATAATCGATTCTTGCCATAAAAGTTGAAATATTTTCTCGTCTGCATCGAATTCTTCAAGGTTAACCACGTTGTCTTTATCAATTCCACGACAACGGTCGGTAAATTAACGTCATTAATCATGTCCTGTAAAGGTTTACCCTTATCCACAGTTCCATTTAAATAAGAACTGACTGCTGACTCCAATTCTTTTGCATACAAAATTTGTTGACCATGAATTTCCTTCTCATCTTGGTTTATACTTGAGGCGAAACGagatcttttcaataaAACCAAGTACTCtgaaatcaagaaagttTCACTGGGAAACAGTTTGATACATGCTGCAGTTGTTTGAGTGAAACTTAAAAGTATTAGTTCCTTGTCTTTCCTGTAGTTTTTCTTTAGAAAGTCTAGAAAGCGATATCGAAATTGCTTGGAGGACCGCGGCAGCCTGCTTATACCTCGCTGATACGAGTCAATAAGGGTAAGCAGGTCAGAATTCTTTGCCAATTCGAGCCAATTGTGGTATTTTATCCAAAAGTGCTCGTAGTAGAGACATGGTACAAGACATCTCTGGAAAACGGACTCGATAAATTTTGTTGGGAAAACTTTAGTGGCCTCGTTCTCTTCGACATACGTCAAGTAACGATCCCAGTTGGCTAGCTCTTCGTCGGAGACCGGTGTAACATTAAAAAAACCCTGCTTAATCTTGGATTCAAAAGGCCAAACAGCAGTTACCAGGCCATGAGTTTTGCGGATTTCGACGTCCAAATTGTTATGAGGAGTAAACTCAACATGATCTGCTAAAAATTTTCTGTACGCTGTACCGTACCTGGCATATTGATGCAGGGGAATGCATAGCAGCTCCGCATAAATTGAATTCAAACTATTCCATTCCTGATGCTTAGTCTCAAACTCAATGTACCTGTCCCAAAAAGGGTGCGACAGAAAGTGATATCCTATCTTATCTTTTGCCATTAAAAAGTTCTCTCGTATGAGCTCTACTTTATCCGCACTGTTAACGCATAGAACATTCAGATAATCACACCAAAGCTCAAGAGAGTTAGGAAAGCTTTCTAGAGCTTCCTTTAGAGTTGCTATTGATTTTTCGAGACCATAGAGCTGGTACTGGACAGCGGTAAACCTTTTCCAGTAACCAAAGAGAAGCGGATAtttctgcagcagctgaCGGTATATGCTCTCCATCGCCCTCTTAATAGCATCATTAGGATTCTTATATTTTAGGATCGTTTTCTCGATACAACCTACTAGAGCGTTCAGCGATTGTACGCTGTTCCATCTTATATTCTTGTAGGCATCTACCAATTCTGCattttctttcaaaaacgACGGATCCAGACCCTCAAGAGCATCAAAGGAGTCCGGCGATGTATCCAGCTCATTGGCATCCGATTCTCTCACTGTCATCTGTTGCCATCGAGCTCTTCTAGGCTTGTAAGTGATGATTTTTCTAAGGCATCTTGAAATGGCCGAACTTAAAGGTAACACAAAGTAGATGCTAACGACCAAGGCGCGACCTCCAGCATCATAGGACCTCAGCATTGCCCGGCACTTGTCATAAATGAGCAGCAGCCATGTCTATAAGACCCAgcaagtttgaagagcaaCCGGAAACGTCATTCGAGGACATGGATACGACATTTGCGAAAGACCTTGCAAGAAACATTCAACCAAAAAGCCGAAGCTCTCCTGTGTCCCGACAAGCTCCTGCAGCAATTCCCACTCCCTCGGTATCCACAACGAGCTCTGAAGGGACTACATTTTCACGCTCTGGAGAGAGATACCTTGGTGATAACAGGAcggaagaggaggaagaggacgatgacgttgatgaagagttcCTGAATGATTTTCAAGAGTTTCAGAACAGAAAAGATGACTTTGACGATGCTTTAAGGACATTCTTGACGCTGCGGGGCAGATCGTCATCGTCTGCAGGTGCCAGGCAGAAGGATTATGGCTCAGATACAAACGACCTGACCGCTATGTtcagcaagagattgagcaTTGGAAGACCGACGGCTCTTAGACAGCCAAGATCTATGATGGAACTGAAATCGAGGCCGGCGAGCTCCGGCATATCGCCACAGATGCCGAACAGTTTGTCTGCTGGAGATCTCAGGGTACAATCCAATAACACCGTGAGATTCAAGAAGTCAATGCCCTCGTTATCCAACTACAATCACACGAtagatgaggaggaggaagaggaagaagaagaggacgaggaggatCAGGAAAGGACGCTAAGGCGCAATGGAAAGAAATCGCTTTCAAACTGGCGGAGACATCAAAAGCCGTACTTGAACGAATTCATGGAAGgagacgaggaagaagaagacgcTGACAAGGACTTTATATTTGATGAGAATTTGATACAACCCCAGTTTCTGAATAAGACGTCCGAGGCGTCACCTTTGAAGCTATCGCCGTCACAGTACGAGATAGTCAGGGATGATGCGTTGTTGACACCGCGTTTGCACAAGAGACATCGAGACTGGAATGCCCTAGAACAACTAGATTCGTTCAAAGAGTCTGCACCTATTGTATCTCGCCGTCGCCCCGCAAAGAGCACATCAGCAAGATCTCgaatcaaaatcatcaagcaGGAGATTGATCACAATACACCAATTAAGAATGGTCGAATGTACTACAATCCAAAGACCATGAAATGGGAGGGAAATGAACAGGTCCTCGATAAATTTAGCAAGTTAGACTCCATCGACAAGAAACCGCTGCTGATAAAAACAAAATCGCAAACAACTAACACAACTCGGCAGGAATCCTTTGGCAAATTGTCAACTGCAAAGCCCAAGGCATCAAAAAGAATTAGGAACCCACGAATAGTAGGAAAGATGATGttcgatgacgaaaacCTGCGATGGATCAATATCAATGGCAACGATGACGAGCAGGACCTTTTTGCTGGCATAAAGGATGTCAAGCCGGCCTTTTCCGGCTCACCTGTCTCAAGTTTGAAGGGCACATCCCACGTTTCACCATTCCTGAGATCGCACTCTCAACTACTGCCGTCAACCGGAGACGAATATATCAGCGACAGGTTAAACTCTACAAGATATCACTCTCTGGGAGCTACTAATCGAGATTCTAGCTCTGACCCGGTATTCCAAATGAGCTCGAAGCTTCTGGAGAAGTTCTGCCATGAGGAGAATCGTTGGAATCGGAAAGTAGGCGCCTGGTTTCTACTGGGTAACAAGGAAGTGAAGTCTGGAGAAGTAACCAAGGAACAGAATTCAAACAGTTACATGTTCGAGATAAGAAATATGGTGATAAATTCAACTAGAGCGTGAGCCAGAGCTTCATCGGTGACACCGTGTTTTTTCTTCATATAGTAGTCTTTTATCATGTTCTAGACTGGTAAAATAATAGTCGTGTAGTAAGAATGTTTCAAGTACAAACAATAGAGGGTGCGGCACTACCGAGCGGATCCCGTCAGAAAGAGACCCATCAAAACTTCATCTGACTACATAAGGATGCCAGGAATACTACTTGATCCTTGCTTGGTCCTCAAGTGATGGAAGACCGCCAGGAAAATGAAGGACGATTTGGAGTACTCGATCAACGCTCAAACTTTTGATAATGTCGATCCAACTCTATTTCGAAACTTCAAGATTGGTGCATTGTTCAATTATGTAGTACTGGTATGGGGTTTGACGCTACTTAAAATTGCGCTGTTTGTGTCAGATATCTATACATGCATAAAATTGCTGGCATTCAATTCATGGTCGAATAACATCATACAGCCTTATATTCCATTCCGTATTAGCAAATGGCTGTTTAGTGGCTGTATTCTAGCTTCGATAGCGCTACTGGTATGGGAAACCGTTTGTGGTATAAGAGTTTATCGCACCAGAAATATTGCTCTGACATACGTGAAcaacttttcaagaacagcttATTCAATCAAGGACTATAACACCTTTTGCGTGCTAGATAAGATAAACCCCTCTGGGGCTTATCAAAAGATATCATTTTACACATTCTTTGAACTGAAGGACTGCATTCGTCTGTTGCTGGCTGATACCCCAAGACAAGTCATTAACGGACTAACGCTGTGGTCAGTACTTGTGACTGTGAAACCTAACGCACGTCTCGGGGATTTAGAGTCCTTTGACGGGTTGATAAGTAAGATTAGGACCATTGCTCAGACAAATCATGAAGAGGCAGTCATACTGTCTTTCATGTTATTTTCATTTGTGATTTGGgcattcttcatctccaaGTTAGTTCTGGCGCTTATATTTGCGGTTTTTGTCTACTATAGGTTGCTCAATGAGCAGAAATACGCTGGACTGAGATCGTTTGTATGTGCTACGATAAGCCGCAACGTCGATGCCCTAGTTGAagagaggaaaaagaagtATAATGACCTGTACAACACTTCGGTTGTATCTTTAGGTACCTTCGACGAATTTAAAGGTCAATCAACAAACGGTTCAAGTGCTGAACTTCTGAAACAACAGACCAACTTTAGTCGAACAAGTTCACAAAATGACGATCTGGAGGCAcaaaaggaaaagatggGATGTGACTTCAACGAGACGACGATGTCACTAGCTGCCACTTCAATGGTTGATCATACTGATGAGCCAACGATCATGGATTCAACGGCGCATATTCTTTCAACCGTCAGTCTAGTAAGGGAAACGTCACCTCAGTCGATTACGAAAGATCATAGTTTCGAGAGAAACAGAATTTGCACACCTGTTCAGGCACGGACTCGGTTACCGTACCCTCAAAGAAGTGACAGCTTATGGGAAAGGCGGGAAAAAATAGCTAATGAGGATTACGGGCACTATATTCATGGGAATAGGTAGTTTTATTTAGGGATTAGGCATAATTTCAACTAGCAGCATAGATGGATTCTAAATATTGGCCATATACTCAAATGTTTTATCCTATTCACCAACAACTGGTGGCCTCTGGTGGCTCAGCGGTTGAGATGGTTATCCGGATCACGAAGGACGATCAGTAAAGTTCCATAGCGTAATGGCTAACGCGTCCCCCTCCTATACGGCGCCTTCTAGGCGATCAAGAAAGGGGAAGATTGCGGGTTCGAGTCCCGTTGGAACTGTAAATTTTTTTCGACCATTGGAAGACATTTATATTGAAAGAACTCAAGACATTTTGTAGTGATTACAGCTGACGCTGCCCCCGACAAGGACTTTCATTGCTTGCATGCGAAGATATGAGAGGCCGTAAGATTCGAAAATTTATATATACAATTTAAAAATAATCAACAAGAACTGCATGAACTcatttctccttctttgattcttctgctttctttgctttctctgcttcctccCTAGCCTTAACCTCTTTTCTGAGACGAACCATCTCTTTCAACTCCTCGCCTGGCTCGTAGAGACCAAACCTCCTGAACCTTCTGATCTCATTGTTCATCTGACCAATGTCGCCCTGGCATGATTCAAGATTTTTCTTGAGGTCGTTCTCCAATTGAAGGTAGTACTCTTCGCTAAGAACGAACTTACCTTCCTCCTTTATGGTCTTGAATGTATATCCGCTGAATCGCTGGTCAAGTGGTGTTTGGAAACCCTCGCCGTCACCCAGACGGAGTCCTGGCGCTGCCGCGACTCTGATCATACCTGCTTTGAAGGCCTTGCCTGGATCTCCATATTTTTTGATAATGTACTCGTAGAAGTTTGATTGATACTCATCATAGGTTCCTCTTTTGGCGCCAACCCAGCCCAGAGAGCGTAgcaagttcttgatcttgggACCGGTCAATTGAAGATTCCTGATCTTGTAAAGGACAGCTGGGTTGAAGCTAATTGGATTGACCATCCCCGTGGTGAAGAACATGGTAATGAAGgcaatcttcaagatgtgAATCACGAAGAACCCCCATTGAGCAATGACACCGGAGAAATTCACTTGGATCTCCTCCCTGAGCTTGTCAGCGATGCTGTGCTTTCCGAAGTGCTCGAAGATAGGGATTGCGATACGTGACAACTGGTTAGTCAAACATATACCGGGCGTTGGAGAGATAACATCTGGCAAGTCCGTGTACAGCCAGATCAGCATAAAAATCACATATGTAACGATGTTCTTTGTGGACTTCTTCCACTCGGGCAGAATCAACTGACCTGGCCACAATTGGTCGATCAGTTTCTTGTCAGGATCCAATCTTTGCTTGTATTCCTGCAAATCTGCGTCGTAATCAAAGATCAAGCAGCCACCTTCTGTCAAGTAGCCAGGATGCAGAGACTTGTAGTACCCAATGGGTTGCTTCTCATGGAAGATTGTTGGTCTGAGCACGATGAAATCGGACACGCCATCGCCTCCCTGGCGGAAACTCTTGGCAATCTTAGTGTTAATGGTGTCATTGGTATCTATTTGAAACGCAAAGTCTCTTTCAACATCGTTGTTGAGTCTGACGTATATCTCCATCACGGCAGATCACTCTTTCCCTCTTACTTTGGTCGATTTGCCCCTGCTCTAGAGTGGCTTTcattgttgaagaaattggttTTACGTCTTGCAAGGAGGGCATGCCAAAAGACAAGACTCAGGATAGCAAATCCGCTGGATTTCGCAGCTATAGTGACGGATAGCGACGGTATGATGGTCGGATAGACGAATTCCAGGAGGCAGAGTTCGGCCAAAGCATGTAGCGTTTCTGATCCCGCTTGAAGAAACGGAGGGGCAAGACGCAGAGAAGGAGCTCCAGTACCCAGCGATAGGAATTGGACCCGCGAAACAAGCTGATAATCGTCCTCAATCGAAGCTGGCCCGGTTCATTGGAAGTAAGAATAGCACACGTGATTGTACTGTAGGGCTCTTCTTACGTATATCCAGcagtcttcaagaatatctACTGTTGACAAGGAATAACTGGCCGAACGATGCTTGTGCAGGAGTCTGAGCTGTATCTGTACCACTTGACATTGAAGCGACAGTCCAATTATGTTCATTCATGCATCGGTCACTTTGTAGAGGAGAAAAGTTCAGACAAGACTAAGCGGCCAAAGGATTTGCAGCTTTGCATCGCGACAGAGACTCACATTGAGCTCTATGACGTAGCTGACGGCgctcttttgaaattggCTGAGGTTCCCATTTTTGCTACAATAACAGCTATGGAGTCTTTTCGTGTGGAAAACGTCAGGGAATCGTTTCTGGCAATGGTGTCCGATTCCGGGAATCTGACTATAGCTAAATTCAATAGACGATCAAATGTCGATATTTCTTTGGAAACGTTGATCAACCATCCAATGACAAGATCACAGATACGAAGAACGTCGCCAGCTTCGTTTTTAAAGGTCGATACTTTCGGAAGATGCATTTTAGTGTCAGCTGTGGAAAAAAACAAGCTTTGTTTTGTGGTCAACGAGGGCGGCGATGGATCTGTGATGATACAGTCGCCGCTGGAGGTGATTAGACCCGAGGTTCTGACTCTGGATTTGGTATCATGCGATGTGCAATATGACAACCCGTGTTTCGCCTCAATCGAGATAGATACTTTGCAAAATAAAAACGATCATCACCTGGTGTTTTATGTTCTGGATTTGGGTTTAAATTTTGTTGTGAAGAAAGCGGACTATACCATAAATGGAGAAGCCAATTTTCTGATGGGATTGCCCGTTTTGTCCAAGTATAACATCAACTGTGCCAACGAAAAGGATGCACACGACGAGATCAACCCATTTGTGCTTATAGGATTCCAGGACTACCTTTTAGTTAAAGACATGAGCGGGCTCTTTAGCTTGAAAGTTCAAATCCCTAAACGGGCCGAAGAAAGCAGCCAAAAAGTTTCGATAATTTCATCTGCTATACAAATGCTCAAGAATAGcttcttcattcttttACAGTCAAACTTAGGTGACTTGTACCGACTGACCATTGAAGCGAATGAAGAGGACAGAAACAGACCCGTTGTCTCAATCTCTTACTTCGACACAATATTTCAGGCAGAAAAGCTGCATATCTTCAGAAATGGGTATCTTTATGCTAATTCAGAGCTGAATGACAACTATTTATTTCAATTCGACAGCCTGGGTGATGACAATACTGAGATTTTAAGCTCGCGCGATCCCAAGGAACAATTATTCTTCAAGCCATCGAAGACTTTAAAGAATATCAGCATTGTATCGCATAGAAAAAATCTCAATCCATTGCTGACCACTCAAGTACTCAAAGCCCACCCACTTATGATAGCAGCTGGCACAACCTCGAAATCGAGGCTATTATCAAACGGTGTAAACTTCGAAGAACAAATCTCGTCCCCCTTGCCGCCGGGGGCTCAGGATCTATGGACGATAAAACCATCTGGTCAGTCCTTTCACAAATTGCTGTTTTTGGGTTTTTCGAAGTCGACTATGGTATTGAAAATCGATGAAGGATCCATCGAGGAATTGAGCATACCTCAGAATCCATTCAAGCTAAACGGAGATCGGACAGTTTTAGTAGCGACATTGGGTTATCGATCAACCATTCAGGTGTGCGAAAATGAACTTCGACAGGTCGTGCCTAGcggcgatgagatgaacCAATTTTCTTTAAAACTGGAGTGGTTTCCTCCCGCGGGAATTCGTATTGTGACAGCAACTAGTTCCGAAACGCAACTTTGCCTAGGTTTATCTAACAATGAGCTTGTTTACTTTGAGATAAGCGAGCAGACTGACGCTCTACATGAATCACAGAACAGAATAGAAATTGAGGAGCCCATAAGCATCGTGGCGATGAGCGCTTCGCGACGAAGCGACTTTCTGGCTGTTGGTACGAAGGACTCTACTGTAGAAATTgtctctttgaaaatgTCAGACACGGAAGAATTTATGGAAGTTGTTTCGATACAGACGCTGCTTGCGCCAGTCAATAGCCTGCGGGTTATAGAGAATAAGGACTTAGAACTGCATATTGGATTACAAAATGGTGTCTACTATCGTTCAAAAATAAATAGGCATGATGGGCAAATTTACGACGTCAGAACGAAATTCATAGGACCCAAGCCAATTGTCCTCTCGTCTCTTAAGTCTACATCGCTCAGTTTGACTTCAGATAAAgaggatgatgaggaagaaaacgCAGAAGGGAACGAGGACAGCACTGATGATAAATGCCATTGTGTAGTACTTCACTGTACAAAGACCTGGATTAGTTACACCAAAAACAAGCTACTCAATATTCGTCCGGTGCTTTTCTCCCGCCTAAGTGGCCTATCGACTCTATGTGAATTTGTTGCTGAGGAGACCAGTATTAATGTTTGCTGTGCAATCAGCTCGTCGGGCTCTCTAGTGATTGGAAGATTGACCGATTTTGTTTGCAGACAGAAATGGTTTCAAGTAACAGACACTCCCTTGGAAAGGATTTTAGGCAAGGAAGCTGATAAAGAGAGCGATAGCACTAAGGGTGGAGACGAAGTGGagggagatgaagaggacgagaacgaggaagaggaggaagaagaaagcctCACGCTACAATGGCATACATATGACAGGACCAAGTTTCTAGCATTTCCTGAGGATAGGGGActtttcctgcagctcGAGAGCTCAAGTACACAAAATGGAGCTCGAATAAGTATAAGCAAGAACCAGCAGCGATATCAAAGCGCCCAAGGTtgtgaaattttcaagactCTACCGAATATCAATGTCTTGGCGGCATCATTAGTCAAATTTGCAAGCAATGTCGATCATCTTGTGATATCATCCAGAGATGGAGTACTTCACACGTTTGAAATCTCGCTTGATAAAGGCAAATGCCAATTTAATTTGAGAGCGATTCATGAAACCGTGATAGAAGGCCAAGTGCGTGCTATGATTCCTTTCGCTGATAAGCTATTAGTTCCTGCTTTCGGCAGTCTAATTTTGTTCGGATTAGGTAAAAAGCAGTTGTTGAAACAATCCATCTCGGAAACTACTCTCTCGATGACCAAAGTCACCGCTCTTGCAAACTGGCGAAATGAACGGATTGCAGTCGGAGACGGCCATGAATCTGTGACTCTCTTCGTCTTTGATAAAACAAAGAAGTCTTTTGTTCCCATTGCCGATGACACCATTAAAAGACATACTATATCTCTAGCTTTTCTCGATCCTTCGACAATATTGGGCGGCGACAGGTTTGGTAACATATGGACCTTGAGATTGAGCAAGGAATATGAAGGCATGATATCAACATCTCTTCCACCTGTGGTCGAAAGAATGCAACAGCTACcgtctttgaagaggaaagctCCTAATATTATGGAGTGTCCTTTCAAGCTTACTCAAACTAACATGTTCTACATTAACGATATAGCGATGGATTTTCACGTTTTACAATCTGTTCAGATGTCTGATAGGCCAGCCATAATATACTCCGGATTACAGGGAACTATAGGCTGTCTGACTCCGTTGCTATCCAAGGCAGAAATAACTAAGTTGAAGACCATCGAAACCGTTATGAGTGAAGCTGATGACAAATTTTACATGAAGCACGAGATTGAGAGGCGAGGAAATGAGGCACCTACAGCTGTGGAAGACGCCGAGATTGGAGCTCTGCGTGCAAGTCACAACGGCATCCCTGAGGGTTCAAATTCCATCGTTGGCAGGGAACAATCAAGATACAGAGGCTATTATGCACCGGTAAGAAACGTGATTGACGGTGACCTCTGCGAGAGATTTCTAGATCTTCTCCCGGCAGAACAGAGCTTCCTCTGTGCCGAATTAAAGACTCTACAGCCTGATGCTGTGGTCCGGAGTCTAAACGACATTAGGACTAACTATATGTAATTCATAGAATATCATCGCAACACTCCAACTTAGTCCATAGACATTCCTCCACGGTACAACTCCTTCGGTATCATGCCGTTCTCCAGATGTTCGAAGAGTAATAAAACATTTGGAGGCACGACTTTTCCGAACCACAAGCAGTTCAGCAGGTATTTTCCCAGCTTATCCTTAGAAGGATAACTATTGTATAAGATAACGTTACCGGCGTACTTGTGACCGCCGATATGCGAAATCAACCCAACATTCTTGTTCCGACCCAGGCCCCTGTCTTCAATCACTTTTATCAAATCCTGGCCAATTAGACCACACctttgatctctttggTAGTGCCCACACACCAGGATCCAGTCCTTTCTGCTCGTTTTATAATCAAATAGGTCTTCATGAGGGTCTGATCCTCGCAAACTCCCGGCTTCTGGTAGGATCTGAACGTTGTCAGCGCCTCTTAAGTAGTCATTGAAGCTAGGTTTGTGATCGACTGATTGGTTCACTCTGCCACCACCTATAAAATGCGCAAAGTCCTCAATCTGTCGCTCATGGATGGCATAAAGCTTGCTGTCTGGAAGAACAAATATGTGGGCGATTCGATCACTGTTCGTTTCCAGGGGCTTAATATCGCCGCTCACCATCGCCACAGCATTAACGAGAATACCTGAGCCGGACTGtgaatctttcaaatgctctttcaactttgaaatcaCGGAGTATGGCCATTGATTGTTCAATTCAAGCCTACTTTGCCACGCCGTCTTCCACTCCAACCTCTCTGGATTCCTATCCTGGGGAGAAATCACTAATAAGTGTTTCTGATAAAGTGGCACCTGTTTTGGCAGCTCAATTGAACTGTCTAATTGCTTATCCTGAGGCAAACTGGCGTTCATATCTTCGTAATAGCATTCACATTGCGACCTAAAATTTGCGTTGGGTGCCAAGACACCGTCAACAAATCTATACTGTCTATGATAGCAGGCTTTTGACCAGATTGCGAAGCCATATCGGCGGAACATCCCTTGCTGCAGCTTATTAACAGACATGAAGGTTGATTAGCGTTGATCATCGTAAATCACACTGAAAAATTGTACTATTGGACTGTATACAGTGTAATAGAAGGGAAACCGGGATAGCAATGAATTCTGGACCTTGTGGGATCTGTCAAGAGAAGCCTGCCAAGTACAGATGTCCGAAATGCTCGGTAAAATATTGTTC is part of the Torulaspora globosa chromosome 7, complete sequence genome and harbors:
- the PRP39 gene encoding Prp39p (ancestral locus Anc_1.493), giving the protein MLRSYDAGGRALVVSIYFVLPLSSAISRCLRKIITYKPRRARWQQMTVRESDANELDTSPDSFDALEGLDPSFLKENAELVDAYKNIRWNSVQSLNALVGCIEKTILKYKNPNDAIKRAMESIYRQLLQKYPLLFGYWKRFTAVQYQLYGLEKSIATLKEALESFPNSLELWCDYLNVLCVNSADKVELIRENFLMAKDKIGYHFLSHPFWDRYIEFETKHQEWNSLNSIYAELLCIPLHQYARYGTAYRKFLADHVEFTPHNNLDVEIRKTHGLVTAVWPFESKIKQGFFNVTPVSDEELANWDRYLTYVEENEATKVFPTKFIESVFQRCLVPCLYYEHFWIKYHNWLELAKNSDLLTLIDSYQRGISRLPRSSKQFRYRFLDFLKKNYRKDKELILLSFTQTTAACIKLFPSETFLISEYLVLLKRSRFASSINQDEKEIHGQQILYAKELESAVSSYLNGTVDKGKPLQDMINDVNLPTVVVELIKTTWLTLKNSMQTRKYFNFYGKNRLFRSSTAFWLTYYKFEKSNQNFAKLNRFINDLGTEINLPVTIINDILRDYNSFYLANSNAGMYQTVRSAEEDYNKLYSVDPILLSRFKRNDPLWVPGRSQNTSIADWYRTKQFRENGHPGILSDKPQISNTIVESSTRSQGNRRPPLPSFKNLEKINQQPRYENSELPLSC
- the BFA1 gene encoding Bfa1p (ancestral locus Anc_1.494), coding for MSIRPSKFEEQPETSFEDMDTTFAKDLARNIQPKSRSSPVSRQAPAAIPTPSVSTTSSEGTTFSRSGERYLGDNRTEEEEEDDDVDEEFLNDFQEFQNRKDDFDDALRTFLTLRGRSSSSAGARQKDYGSDTNDLTAMFSKRLSIGRPTALRQPRSMMELKSRPASSGISPQMPNSLSAGDLRVQSNNTVRFKKSMPSLSNYNHTIDEEEEEEEEEDEEDQERTLRRNGKKSLSNWRRHQKPYLNEFMEGDEEEEDADKDFIFDENLIQPQFLNKTSEASPLKLSPSQYEIVRDDALLTPRLHKRHRDWNALEQLDSFKESAPIVSRRRPAKSTSARSRIKIIKQEIDHNTPIKNGRMYYNPKTMKWEGNEQVLDKFSKLDSIDKKPLLIKTKSQTTNTTRQESFGKLSTAKPKASKRIRNPRIVGKMMFDDENLRWININGNDDEQDLFAGIKDVKPAFSGSPVSSLKGTSHVSPFLRSHSQLLPSTGDEYISDRLNSTRYHSLGATNRDSSSDPVFQMSSKLLEKFCHEENRWNRKVGAWFLLGNKEVKSGEVTKEQNSNSYMFEIRNMVINSTRA
- a CDS encoding uncharacterized protein (ancestral locus Anc_1.495), with the translated sequence MKDDLEYSINAQTFDNVDPTLFRNFKIGALFNYVVLVWGLTLLKIALFVSDIYTCIKLLAFNSWSNNIIQPYIPFRISKWLFSGCILASIALLVWETVCGIRVYRTRNIALTYVNNFSRTAYSIKDYNTFCVLDKINPSGAYQKISFYTFFELKDCIRLLLADTPRQVINGLTLWSVLVTVKPNARLGDLESFDGLISKIRTIAQTNHEEAVILSFMLFSFVIWAFFISKLVLALIFAVFVYYRLLNEQKYAGLRSFVCATISRNVDALVEERKKKYNDLYNTSVVSLGTFDEFKGQSTNGSSAELLKQQTNFSRTSSQNDDLEAQKEKMGCDFNETTMSLAATSMVDHTDEPTIMDSTAHILSTVSLVRETSPQSITKDHSFERNRICTPVQARTRLPYPQRSDSLWERREKIANEDYGHYIHGNR
- the GSF2 gene encoding Gsf2p (ancestral locus Anc_1.496), which translates into the protein MEIYVRLNNDVERDFAFQIDTNDTINTKIAKSFRQGGDGVSDFIVLRPTIFHEKQPIGYYKSLHPGYLTEGGCLIFDYDADLQEYKQRLDPDKKLIDQLWPGQLILPEWKKSTKNIVTYVIFMLIWLYTDLPDVISPTPGICLTNQLSRIAIPIFEHFGKHSIADKLREEIQVNFSGVIAQWGFFVIHILKIAFITMFFTTGMVNPISFNPAVLYKIRNLQLTGPKIKNLLRSLGWVGAKRGTYDEYQSNFYEYIIKKYGDPGKAFKAGMIRVAAAPGLRLGDGEGFQTPLDQRFSGYTFKTIKEEGKFVLSEEYYLQLENDLKKNLESCQGDIGQMNNEIRRFRRFGLYEPGEELKEMVRLRKEVKAREEAEKAKKAEESKKEK